Within Capra hircus breed San Clemente chromosome 7, ASM170441v1, whole genome shotgun sequence, the genomic segment CACCGTGGCTGATCACTTGCCGTCCTCTCCGGGACTGACTTGGTCCCAGTCAGAGAAACACACATCAGGACTCAGTGAGTACCTGGGGCCGGGGGTGGAAAAACACTGGGTCATATCTGACTGGGTTCCTTCTTCCTCATTCAGGAGGCCCAGGGTCCTGCCCCACAGTGAGGGTTCACACCAGGATCCACACCAGTGGTACCCTGCTTTGGGAGACAACTAAAGCCGcctggggctgagggtggggagAATGGAGCTAGGAATGGGTCACAGTGAAGGTAAAAGGAGCCTGGACTCAGAATTGATAAAGACATAGATGGGATAAGTTGGGGGGAGAGGGGGTAAGAAAATACGAAATGATGGAAAGGAAGGCATAAAAGGTTGGGGAAGGGCTACACGCTTCTCAGGGCAGGCTGGCCTTCACCCAGCAGTATGGGAGAAAACCAGGAGTAGGTGGGTGCCTTCCATCTGGGCCCTGTTTTATGTGCAGGCGCTGATGTTCCGAGCAGTGGCAGGAGCAGCAACAGCATGAGCGGAGGTATGTCCTGTCTGTGCTCACAGAGCAGAGTGCCCTGACCCTTTCTCTTGTCCCAGCCCTCTGCTCTTCGACTCTTTTTATACTTCCCACCTTATTTGGTGGGGCAGGGGCTGAGGATAAGGAAGTGGAATTGTGGAATTGCAATCAGGCCTGCAGTAAATGTGTTGAGGCTGGGCAGAGACAGGCAACCATGCTGCATTATAAGAGCATCAGAAACTTGTGTCCATTAACTGGCAGCCTGACTTGTTAGGTCAGTGCCAGGGGACCAACATCCagtgcccttccttcctcccagttCAACATTTGGCAAAACACAGATGGCTCCCCGTGTTTTGTTTTAGGAGCCCAGTCTGGCTCCCTATCTCTGCAGCCCTCCTCTGGGCCCCATGGGTGTGGTGGGAAGAGCATAATGAGGGGAAGCATCCTGAACTTTCTGAAGTCCTCTGGAACTAGGAACATGAGCAACCAGCAGTGCTCTTCCCGTGATCTCACGTCTCCCAGATTTGAAGGGTGGGAGGGTGTCTTTTGTGGGAGTTCTGTCCTCAGTCCTCTACTTGGGGGAAGTGCAAGGGACTGGCTTTCTCATGGAGGCTTAGTCAGTCCCTCCACTGATTCCCCCATCCCTCCCTGCTCCTTTCTAGACACTTCTCACAATGATACTTCCACATCACCTAACATGAGTTTTAGGATGACAGCAGACTCCACTGTCCCACCTAGCCCCACGTCAGAGACGGTGCTCACTGTGGCTGCATTTggtgagagggagaaggtggggagTGGCAGGTGGGAGGCTCATGCCTGAACTGACTTGAACTCTGGGTCTGGGAACACAAGTTCGAATCTTGCCCATTTGTTTCAGGAGGGTTGACAGGTGAGGAAGATGCTGGTGGGGAAGGAGCCTCCACTGGTCCTCCACTCAGCTCTTTTGGACTCTGCTGGACTCCATGTTCTTAAGAGAGGATGGGGTGGGCTGTGGAGGTCACTTTGGCCAGGGATACAGGCTGAGAGCGCATTCATTTGGGAGTGAAGGGGAATTCACTTTGCTCCCAGAACCTGTATAAACAGCACTCAGCTAGGAAGGGAATTTGGACTCCTGTTGCCCTCTTTtgtcccttcctctgccttttcctcacCCCATTCTTCTCCCTGTTCAGGTGTTATCAGCTTCATTGCCATCCTAGTGGTTGTGGTGATTGTCCTGGTCAGTGTGGTCAGTCTAAGGTTTAAGTGTCAGAAGAACAAGGAGTCTGAAGGTACATGCCCTGACCCTCAGGGACCCCTTTGCCTCTCTTTGATGAGGGACCTAGGACTGGGACCTAGGACTGTTTTAGGACTGGGCTCCTAAAACAGCCAGACTCTAGGCCTGATAGCCAGACTCTAGGCCTGACACCCAGCCCAGAATTGAGGGAAGGAACAGCACGCAGGGGAAATGAGAAATGGGGCGGTGGGGGGTCCACTTAGGTGGGCTTTGAAGGGCCaattgggctcctgagttatagCCTGTGGCCTCCAACCTGTGCCTTTGGGTTTTTACAGATCCCCAGAAACCTGGGAGTTCAGGGCTCTCTGAAAGGTAAGACTATTAGAAGTGCAAGCAAGGAATCATCTACTGACCTCTTACTCCTCCGCTCCAAGAGGGAACCAATGCTTTCTGctttttacacacacatacacacacccacacccacacccacacccacacccacacccacccccacacacagagTCCTGACAGCCTCActgaggcctgggctgggggtggacAGGATAGGGGTGGAACTGAAAGGAAACAGTCAGGTGAGAGGAGATGGACTTTACCCCCAAGGCTAAGCCTATATTAACCTCTTCATGAAAAGCGAAAGGACTCAGATTCTAATATACTCCTTAAACAGAGGGTACGTACTTAAGGAACCACTTTCTGAATACCTTGTATCTGTCAAGCACTATCTTAGGTATTTTGTAataccgggagttggtgatggacagggaggcctggcgtgctgcgattcatggggtcgcaaagagtcggacatgactgagcgactgaactgaactgaatattatctCAAGTCCTTAGAGTTCTTCAAGGCAGATATTTCTGCattttacacattaaaaaaaataagacttaGGAGAAGTTGTGGCGCTAGAGGTGAAGAAcgtgcctatcaatgcaggagacatgaaagacgtaggtttgatccctgagtcggaagatcctggaggaggaaatggcaacccactccagcattttcgcctggagaatcccatgaacagaggagcctagtgggctacactccatagggtcacaaagagtcagatacgactgaagcaacttagcatgcaggagAGGTTTTAATTTGGTCCAGGTCACACAAGTAGTAGGTAATAAAACTAAGATTTAAACACAAGTCTTTTGGGCTTCAAAGCATATACTCATTTGGTGACAGTCTATCACCAAAATAAAGGCTTCTCAAAACAAAGGTCTAAGTTTCAACACCCCCCCTCAACAATTCCTTGACCCCCAATGCCCTGCGGCTCCTTCTCTCTAAAACCCATGTTCCCTTCCTTCCCCAGCGGTTCCACAGCCaatggagagaaagagagcatCACTCTTATCTCGATGAagaacatcaacatgaataacaGCAAAGGATGCCCCTCAGCAGAGAAGGTGCATTTTTTCCCTggttccttccttctccttcctcctcctttcagGCTCTATTTCCTTAACCAGAAAGGAGATACTCTCGAAGGCCCAGAATCTTCTTTCTTTACCCAACCATGGCTAATAACTTCACCCATCCTcatcatgtatttattttgcaGGTTCTTTAAAAGCAACCTGGGGTCTCAATGGATCTGATG encodes:
- the ECSCR gene encoding endothelial cell-specific chemotaxis regulator isoform X2, which gives rise to MDRASTQRLPADPADMGSIGEMQLRWAILGFLLLQGPSAETNSLSPLSSTWITAASETPSQFSTEAGTLSSSTVADHLPSSPGLTWSQSEKHTSGLSADVPSSGRSSNSMSGDTSHNDTSTSPNMSFRMTADSTVPPSPTSETVLTVAAFGVISFIAILVVVVIVLVSVVSLRFKCQKNKESEDPQKPGSSGLSESGSTANGEKESITLISMKNINMNNSKGCPSAEKVL
- the ECSCR gene encoding endothelial cell-specific chemotaxis regulator isoform X1, translated to MDRASTQRLPADPADMGSIGEMQLRWAILGFLLLQGAFTSQSSTTQPTSPETSPSAETNSLSPLSSTWITAASETPSQFSTEAGTLSSSTVADHLPSSPGLTWSQSEKHTSGLSADVPSSGRSSNSMSGDTSHNDTSTSPNMSFRMTADSTVPPSPTSETVLTVAAFGVISFIAILVVVVIVLVSVVSLRFKCQKNKESEDPQKPGSSGLSESGSTANGEKESITLISMKNINMNNSKGCPSAEKVL